One Macadamia integrifolia cultivar HAES 741 unplaced genomic scaffold, SCU_Mint_v3 scaffold_170A, whole genome shotgun sequence genomic window carries:
- the LOC122070983 gene encoding S-protein homolog 5-like, whose translation MSRFSNINKHMVTLLILMMWVGEFSSVITVDATRHVRIINELGEGYVLTIHCKSKDDDLGVHDLSYQKYFEWGFHDNLWGTTLYFCRIQWRNADVYFDIYDEKRDRFGCCEHWWAAKMDALYSVNPKTGAATKAWLRWHGN comes from the coding sequence ATGAGTCGTTTCAGTAATATAAACAAGCACATGGTGACGCTTTTAATTCTGATGATGTGGGTTGGTGAGTTCTCATCTGTTATTACTGTTGATGCTACGAGGCATGTTCGAATTATAAACGAATTGGGTGAAGGTTATGTACTGACGATTCATTGCAAATCAAAGGATGATGATTTGGGTGTGCATGACCTTTCCTATCAAAAGTATTTTGAGTGGGGTTTCCATGATAACTTGTGGGGAACTACACTCTACTTTTGCCGCATACAATGGAGAAATGCAGATgtgtattttgatatttatgatgAAAAGAGGGATCGATTTGGTTGTTGTGAGCACTGGTGGGCTGCAAAAATGGATGCGCTTTATTCTGTGAACCCCAAAACTGGTGCAGCTACTAAAGCTTGGCTTCGCTGGCATGGCAATTG